Proteins encoded within one genomic window of Columba livia isolate bColLiv1 breed racing homer chromosome 1, bColLiv1.pat.W.v2, whole genome shotgun sequence:
- the WBP11 gene encoding WW domain-binding protein 11, protein MGRRSTSSTKSGKFMNPTDQARKEARKRELKKNKKQRMMVRAAVLKMKDPKQIIRDMEKLDEMEFNPVQQPQLNEKVLKDKRKKLRETFERILRLYEKENPDIYKELRKLEVEYEQKRSQLSQYFDAVKNAQHVEVESIPLPDMPHAPSNILIQDIPLPGAQPPSILKKTSAYGPPVRSMLPPPGLGVPRLPPGRKPPGPPPGPPPPQVLQMYGRKVGFTLEMAPRRREEEISYGSEAGQRGHDDDMSSTSEDEDMDQDKHDESSDDSDSDRSDADSESEDFLHRDNDKEREGVEEKKSGHSVRFADMPAGKSRKKKKNMKELTPLQAMMLRMAGQEIPEEGREVEEYSEEEEEEEDDSESEETSQQQQQQQQLSEEALAETGSSTATSQTQQQQQSSQSVPSTQIQAPPMPGPPPLGPPPAPPLRPPGPPTGLPPGPPPGAPPFLRPPGLPGLRGPLPRLLPPGPPPGRPPGPPPGPPPGLPPGPPPRGPPPRLPPPAPPGIPPPRPGMLRPPLVPPLGPAPPGLFPPAPIPNPGVLSAPPSLIQRPKADDTSAATIEKKATATISAKPQITNPKAEITRFVPTALRVRRENKGASAASQRKQDDEPALPLTKAAPKAGSSAPISVQTKDDVYEAFMKEMEGLL, encoded by the exons ATGGGGCGGAGATCTACATCATCCACCAAGAGTGGGAAGTTCATGAATCCCACGGATCAGGCCC GGAAGGAAGCTCGGAAGAGGGAGCTGAAGAAG AACAAAAAGCAACGAATGATGGTACGAGCAGCTGTATTAAAGATGAAAGATCCAAAGCAGATTATCCGGGACATGGAAAAATTGGATGAGATGG AATTTAACCCAGTACAGCAGCCACAACTTAATGAAAAAGTGCTAAAGGATAAACGCAAAAAGCTCCGTGAAACTTTTGAGCGCATCTTGCGGCTCTATGAGAAGGAGAATCCTGACATCTATAAAGAACTGCGCAAGCTGGAAGTGGAGTACGAGCAGAAGAGATCACAACTCAGCCAGTATTTTGATGCTGTCAAG AATGCTCAGCATGTTGAAGTGGAAAGTATCCCCTTACCAGATATGCCACACGCTCCCTCCAACATCCTCATACAGGACATTCCCCTTCCAGGGGCCCAACCACCTTCTATCCTCAAGAAGACATCAGCCTATGG ACCACCAGTTCGGTCCATGCTTCCTCCTCCTGGGCTTGGTGTTCCACGTTTGCCTCCAGGCAGGAAGCCCCCTGGACCTCCTCCAGGGCCACCTCCACCTCAGGTCCTACAGATGTATGGCCGTAAAGTGGGCTTCACTTTGGAGATGGCTCCTCgaagacgagaagaggagattTCTTACGGTTCTGAAGCAG GACAGCGAGGGCACGATGATGATATGTCCAGTACCAGTGAAGATGAGGATATGGATCAAGACAAGCATGACGAGAGTAGTGATGACAGTGACAGCGATAGGTCAGATGCAGACAGTGAAAGCGAGGACTTCCTGCATCGTGATAATGACAAGGAGAGGGAAGGTgttgaagaaaagaaatccG GTCATAGTGTACGGTTTGCAGACATGCCTGCTGGGAAGTCacgaaaaaagaaaaagaacatgaaagAACTGACTCCACTCCAGGCCATGATGTTACGAATGGCAG GTCAGGAAATTCCAGAAGAAGGGAGAGAAGTGGAGGAATATtcagaagaagaggaggaggaggaagatgactCGGAGTCTGAAGAGACAtcacagcagcaacagcagcaacaacaactCAGTGAGGAAGCTCTTGCAGAGACGGGGTCATCTACTGCGACCTCCCAgacacaacagcagcaacagtccTCACAGTCAGTTCCTTCAACTCAGATACAGGCACCTCCTATGCCTGGGCCACCTCCACTAGGACCACCTCCGGCCCCTCCACTGAGGCCCCCAGGCCCACCCACTGGCCTTCCTCCCGGCCCTCCACCAG GAGCTCCTCCGTTCCTGAGACCTCCTGGTTTACCAGGACTGCGTGGGCCTTTACCTCGACTTCTGCCACCAGGCCCTCCACCTGGGCGACCACCTGGCCCTCCCCCAGGCCCCCCGCCAGGTCTGCCCCCAGGTCCTCCTCCACGTGGGCCGCCTCCTCGCctgccccctcctgccccaccag GTATCCCTCCTCCTCGCCCAGGCATGTTACGGCCACCTCTGGTGCCTCCATTAGGACCTGCCCCACCTGGCCTCTTCCCACCAGCTCCTATTCCAAATCCCGGGGTGCTGAGTGCCCCACCCAGTTTGATTCAGCGCCCCAAGGCGGATGACACCAGTGCGGCCACCATTGAGAAGAAAGCTACGGCCACCATCAGTGCCAAGCCGCAGATCACTAACCCCAAGGCAGAGATCACTCGCTTTGTGCCCACTGCCTTGCGAGTGCGCCGGGAGAATAAAGGGGCTTCTGCTGCCTCCCAGAGAAAACAGGATGATGAGCCTGCTCTCCCATTAACCAAAGCTGCCCCTAAGGCTGGATCGTCTGCCCCTATCTCTGTACAGACAAAGGATGACGTGTATGAAGCTTTCATGAAGGAAATGGAAGGTCTCCTGTGA